One stretch of Schlesneria sp. DSM 10557 DNA includes these proteins:
- a CDS encoding NfeD family protein, with the protein MDSNAFLAVVLLIVGLAILAAEVFVPSGGLLGVVTFITLVISLIFAYRAWGTSSPNLFVAYCALLLLLVPTVIGVGFYILPQTSFGRRVLLEAPTPEEVTPYLEESAHLENLVGRFGITATLLNPGGIVNVSGERLQATSEGLSIDNGVSVRVIAVDGRTLIVRPGAPEEVAAEELTEPFDLSKGLDFEYPSST; encoded by the coding sequence ATGGATTCTAATGCTTTTTTAGCCGTCGTGCTGTTGATCGTCGGCCTCGCAATCCTCGCTGCGGAAGTCTTCGTCCCCTCTGGCGGACTGCTGGGAGTCGTCACGTTCATCACGCTGGTGATCTCCCTGATCTTCGCCTATCGTGCCTGGGGGACATCAAGTCCGAATCTGTTTGTGGCTTACTGCGCACTGTTGCTCTTGCTTGTTCCGACCGTCATCGGGGTGGGATTTTATATCTTGCCTCAAACTTCATTTGGTCGGCGGGTCTTGCTCGAGGCTCCCACGCCGGAAGAAGTCACGCCGTATCTCGAAGAGTCTGCACATCTGGAGAATCTCGTCGGGCGGTTCGGCATCACAGCCACGCTTCTGAATCCGGGCGGAATTGTGAATGTGTCCGGAGAGCGATTACAGGCGACGTCTGAGGGACTGTCGATCGACAACGGTGTCTCGGTACGAGTGATTGCTGTTGACGGTCGAACTCTGATTGTGCGGCCCGGGGCACCTGAAGAAGTGGCTGCCGAAGAGCTGACAGAACCATTCGACTTATCGAAAGGACTCGATTTTGAATACCCTTCCAGCACTTGA
- a CDS encoding FG-GAP repeat domain-containing protein encodes MKITPLACLLAVVCGSFSVVNAEEYVLHSFQKLHLNDQFWGEGANVGDFNHDGKLDVVSGPYWYAAPDFKERREIYPAKQTFKLQKADGTVVDVPGFEGALGKNNAYSDNFFTFTHDFNGDGWTDVLVYGFPGAEATWYENPKGENRHWTPHVVFKTVDNESPQWLDVDGDGKPEILSGATLPVEGDQKGFVGYTTVDWSDPTKPWTFHKISKPGNWQRFTHGLGAGDINGDGRTDVFVANGWWEQPASLAGDPEWVFHPVAFGGGGAQMYAYDVNGDGLNDVITSLQAHGYGLAWFEQYQEDGEIKFREHLIMGHEPTQNPYGLKFSQVHALDLVDMDGDGLKDIVTGKRFWAHGPAGDAEPEAPAVVYWFKLVRPSVGQVSWVPQFVDDDSGVGTQVLATDVNGDGKPDIVVGNKKGTFVHLHETKPVSKEEWEKAQPKVLFAK; translated from the coding sequence ATGAAAATCACTCCCCTGGCCTGTCTACTTGCTGTGGTATGCGGATCTTTCAGCGTCGTGAACGCGGAAGAGTATGTACTCCATTCGTTCCAGAAGTTGCATCTGAACGATCAGTTCTGGGGGGAAGGGGCCAATGTGGGTGACTTCAATCACGATGGGAAGCTCGACGTCGTCAGCGGGCCGTACTGGTATGCAGCGCCTGATTTCAAGGAACGACGGGAAATCTACCCGGCGAAGCAGACCTTCAAACTGCAAAAGGCCGATGGAACAGTCGTCGACGTGCCGGGGTTTGAAGGGGCTCTGGGAAAGAACAATGCCTACTCGGACAACTTCTTCACGTTCACCCATGATTTCAATGGCGATGGTTGGACGGACGTCCTGGTCTACGGATTCCCCGGAGCGGAAGCGACCTGGTACGAGAATCCGAAAGGGGAAAACCGGCACTGGACGCCTCATGTGGTCTTCAAAACCGTGGATAACGAATCTCCCCAGTGGCTTGATGTCGACGGGGATGGCAAGCCAGAAATCCTGAGCGGTGCGACGCTTCCCGTGGAAGGGGATCAGAAAGGGTTTGTGGGCTACACGACCGTCGACTGGTCAGATCCCACCAAGCCGTGGACGTTCCACAAGATTTCGAAACCGGGAAACTGGCAACGCTTCACTCACGGTCTCGGTGCGGGAGACATCAACGGGGACGGACGGACTGATGTGTTCGTCGCGAACGGCTGGTGGGAACAGCCCGCCTCGCTTGCCGGTGATCCGGAATGGGTCTTCCACCCGGTCGCTTTCGGTGGCGGGGGAGCTCAGATGTACGCTTACGATGTGAATGGCGATGGCTTGAACGATGTCATCACCAGCTTGCAGGCCCACGGCTACGGACTCGCCTGGTTCGAACAATATCAGGAAGATGGCGAGATCAAGTTCCGCGAGCATCTGATTATGGGGCATGAACCGACTCAAAACCCCTACGGTCTGAAGTTCTCGCAGGTGCACGCGCTGGACCTCGTCGACATGGACGGGGATGGACTGAAAGATATCGTGACAGGAAAACGGTTCTGGGCTCACGGTCCAGCGGGTGACGCCGAGCCAGAAGCCCCGGCGGTGGTTTACTGGTTCAAGCTGGTCCGCCCCTCGGTCGGACAAGTTTCCTGGGTTCCACAATTTGTCGACGATGATTCGGGTGTGGGGACTCAAGTCCTTGCCACCGATGTCAACGGTGATGGAAAGCCGGATATTGTCGTCGGGAATAAGAAAGGGACCTTTGTCCATTTGCACGAGACAAAACCTGTTTCGAAGGAAGAGTGGGAAAAGGCTCAGCCGAAGGTCTTGTTTGCGAAATGA
- a CDS encoding M24 family metallopeptidase yields the protein MSKLDFSTQDFEFRRKRVREAMASAGLDWLVVIHPVSIHWLTGSDAKSYQEFQCLLISAEPGDIIVLTREGERSEFLDDALVDQIWTFGMPEPEDPILLFEKVANSLGLKQARVGMEVPAYYLHPHHYVRMKQFLGEALVAEPTNLIHDLKLVKSETELKYIREASRIADIAMDAFVKALREGVTELQLAGTVYQALFQNHSGMAASPINLVSGPRAGFSHGAPTDRVLRRGETGSIEYGAMFKRYTSTIGRQFCLGTPSPRAQELYDVVRRASDACIAEIRHGVPAVVPHLAAKRVIDDAGLGRGRVHTTGYGLAPGFPPTWGEPLHMLGDSTYTLQAGMVITVEPPVFIGDEFLGARIIDNVLVTQNGAELLSRFSRDLIVID from the coding sequence ATGTCGAAGCTGGATTTCTCGACCCAAGATTTCGAATTCCGAAGAAAACGTGTCCGCGAAGCAATGGCCTCAGCCGGGCTCGACTGGCTTGTGGTCATCCATCCGGTCTCGATTCACTGGCTGACGGGATCTGATGCGAAGAGCTATCAGGAATTTCAGTGCCTCCTGATTTCTGCCGAACCGGGTGACATTATCGTGCTCACTCGCGAGGGAGAACGGAGTGAATTTCTCGACGACGCGCTCGTCGATCAGATCTGGACGTTCGGGATGCCGGAACCCGAGGATCCCATTCTGCTGTTTGAAAAAGTGGCGAATTCGTTGGGATTGAAGCAGGCGCGGGTGGGGATGGAAGTGCCCGCTTATTACCTGCATCCGCACCACTACGTTCGTATGAAGCAGTTCCTGGGGGAGGCCCTGGTCGCGGAACCAACGAACCTGATCCACGACCTCAAACTGGTGAAGTCCGAGACCGAATTGAAGTACATCCGCGAGGCAAGCCGGATTGCCGACATCGCGATGGATGCCTTTGTGAAGGCGTTGCGGGAAGGGGTGACGGAACTGCAACTGGCAGGTACCGTCTATCAGGCGCTGTTTCAGAACCACAGTGGCATGGCCGCCAGCCCGATCAATCTTGTCTCAGGGCCGCGTGCTGGATTCAGTCACGGAGCTCCCACGGATCGTGTGTTGCGGCGAGGTGAAACGGGCAGCATCGAATACGGTGCCATGTTCAAGCGGTACACGTCGACGATTGGAAGGCAATTCTGTCTCGGAACGCCCTCTCCGCGGGCGCAAGAGCTTTACGATGTCGTCCGTCGGGCATCGGACGCCTGTATCGCCGAGATTCGCCACGGGGTTCCTGCGGTCGTTCCACACCTGGCCGCAAAACGGGTCATCGATGACGCGGGTCTGGGGAGGGGACGCGTGCATACGACCGGGTACGGCCTGGCCCCGGGCTTCCCCCCGACGTGGGGAGAACCACTGCACATGCTGGGGGATAGTACCTACACGCTGCAAGCGGGAATGGTGATCACGGTCGAACCTCCAGTATTCATCGGTGACGAATTCCTGGGGGCTCGGATCATCGACAACGTGCTCGTAACGCAGAATGGAGCCGAACTGTTATCGCGCTTCTCCCGGGATCTGATCGTCATCGATTGA
- a CDS encoding MFS transporter — protein sequence MSSDSAEPQATKIRWLIVAMLMGFTFLGHFNRVSISVAGTERFIKPGGLDMEQMGLVYSAFLLVYTLSMLPGGWIIDRLGPRWALAGMGLGMGTCVALTGALGWTGIPIAGMLVPLLMIRGIAGGMSVPLHPAAARSVSLWLPLSSRTTANGLVTAGALIGIAVCFPVFGNLMDHFDWPRAFVICGVAMIAYSLAWLALSSDSVIDHPWTNFAERDMVKPADQPDPRTRSTWREFLDLFHNRNLVLLTLSYAALSYFMYLFFYWLGAYFEKTLSLPVEDCRNATMTVHLAMAVGMVIGGIGTDFLGRKLGRRWGCRGIAMLGMSLSALLAWKGLSVADPTQVVWYFAFALGSLGLVEGIFWTAAPQLEPRNGGLAGAFLNTIGNAGGLTAPYLTPVIASNFSWNAAIAVACCSCGIGAILWLWIDIDPNAERITVHAPDVTAPEVVI from the coding sequence ATGTCATCTGATTCCGCCGAACCGCAAGCCACAAAAATCCGCTGGTTGATCGTGGCAATGCTGATGGGCTTCACGTTTCTAGGGCACTTCAACCGCGTCAGCATTTCGGTCGCGGGGACCGAGCGTTTCATCAAGCCCGGCGGGCTCGACATGGAGCAGATGGGCCTGGTCTATTCTGCTTTTCTGCTGGTCTACACCCTCAGTATGCTGCCAGGGGGCTGGATCATTGACCGTCTCGGTCCTCGCTGGGCCCTCGCAGGTATGGGATTGGGGATGGGGACCTGCGTCGCACTGACTGGGGCTCTCGGCTGGACCGGCATCCCCATCGCAGGCATGCTCGTTCCGCTGCTGATGATTCGCGGCATTGCGGGAGGGATGAGTGTGCCGCTGCACCCTGCTGCAGCTCGAAGTGTCTCCCTGTGGCTCCCCCTCTCCAGTCGGACCACGGCAAACGGGTTGGTCACGGCTGGAGCACTGATCGGGATCGCTGTCTGTTTCCCCGTCTTCGGCAATTTGATGGATCACTTCGACTGGCCGCGAGCATTTGTCATTTGCGGCGTTGCCATGATTGCGTACTCGCTCGCCTGGCTGGCCCTTTCCAGTGACAGCGTCATCGATCACCCCTGGACCAATTTCGCTGAGCGTGACATGGTCAAGCCGGCCGATCAACCGGACCCTCGAACGCGCTCTACGTGGCGCGAATTCCTCGATCTGTTTCATAATCGAAATCTGGTCCTGCTGACATTGAGCTATGCCGCTCTCAGCTACTTCATGTACCTCTTCTTCTACTGGCTTGGGGCGTACTTCGAAAAGACATTAAGCCTGCCGGTCGAAGACTGCCGCAACGCGACCATGACGGTTCATCTGGCAATGGCGGTGGGAATGGTGATCGGTGGCATCGGTACAGACTTTCTGGGACGAAAACTGGGCCGGCGGTGGGGTTGTCGTGGTATCGCGATGCTCGGAATGAGTCTAAGTGCGTTACTCGCCTGGAAGGGACTCTCTGTCGCGGATCCGACGCAAGTTGTCTGGTATTTCGCGTTCGCGCTCGGGTCACTGGGACTCGTTGAAGGGATCTTCTGGACCGCAGCACCCCAACTCGAACCCCGCAACGGGGGACTGGCTGGCGCTTTCCTGAATACGATTGGCAACGCTGGTGGACTGACGGCTCCATATCTCACACCAGTCATTGCCAGCAACTTCAGTTGGAACGCAGCCATTGCAGTCGCATGCTGTTCTTGCGGAATTGGCGCCATTCTGTGGTTGTGGATCGATATTGATCCAAATGCAGAGCGGATCACCGTCCACGCCCCGGATGTCACTGCACCGGAAGTTGTCATCTGA
- a CDS encoding mandelate racemase/muconate lactonizing enzyme family protein — MKIERLETFVIGDGPLIDPDQGGVEPLACLKVQSDSGLVGLSEVFRVPPGVVLATVGDKDSYFGRLLIGQEITHPERIWQRMWDAMMHTNRRGWEIIILGALDVAIWDLYGQELGHPVWKLLGGVQRGPFQTPVGQEPQIVPYCTLVSDVWGGEAMFTQQISRAEHLAALGYRAFKIEPMMSTPQDVIELARRFRRSLGGDVALMVDVGYLFNDVPTAVRVARHLEEFEITFFETPFPVDSPEPYARLAEKTSIPLAMGEHGVTRWEFLEMMDRGFVTVVQPYMTTCGGLTEAKRIVELAHPRGAAVCPGNWSTQILGSASLHLAAYSPITPYIEFAPAEVYESPLRKELQEIGYPVVSGAIALPDRPGIGFELPDEIIRKFALS, encoded by the coding sequence ATGAAAATCGAGCGGTTAGAGACTTTCGTGATCGGCGACGGACCTCTCATTGATCCGGACCAGGGAGGGGTCGAACCGCTCGCCTGCCTCAAGGTGCAGTCAGACAGTGGACTCGTCGGTCTCTCTGAAGTCTTTCGTGTCCCCCCCGGCGTCGTTCTGGCCACGGTCGGCGACAAAGATTCTTACTTTGGCAGACTGCTGATTGGCCAGGAAATCACACACCCGGAACGGATCTGGCAGCGGATGTGGGATGCGATGATGCACACCAACCGTCGCGGTTGGGAAATCATCATCCTCGGCGCCCTGGATGTCGCGATCTGGGATCTCTACGGGCAGGAACTCGGTCATCCTGTCTGGAAACTTCTCGGGGGTGTGCAGCGCGGGCCGTTCCAGACACCGGTTGGTCAAGAGCCGCAAATCGTTCCCTATTGCACGCTCGTCTCGGACGTGTGGGGTGGCGAAGCGATGTTCACCCAGCAGATTTCGCGGGCCGAGCATCTGGCTGCTCTTGGATATCGCGCTTTCAAAATTGAACCGATGATGTCCACGCCGCAGGACGTTATCGAACTGGCGCGCCGGTTCCGTCGTTCACTGGGAGGCGACGTTGCGCTGATGGTTGATGTGGGATATCTCTTCAACGATGTACCAACTGCAGTCCGCGTGGCACGGCACCTCGAGGAATTCGAGATTACCTTTTTCGAGACCCCCTTCCCTGTGGATTCTCCGGAACCCTACGCCAGACTTGCGGAGAAAACCTCAATCCCGCTGGCGATGGGAGAACACGGAGTGACTCGCTGGGAATTTCTCGAGATGATGGATCGGGGATTCGTGACGGTCGTCCAGCCCTATATGACGACCTGTGGGGGACTCACCGAAGCCAAGCGAATTGTGGAACTTGCTCACCCTCGCGGTGCAGCGGTTTGCCCCGGTAACTGGTCAACTCAGATCCTGGGATCGGCATCGCTTCATCTCGCTGCCTATTCGCCGATTACTCCCTACATCGAGTTCGCCCCTGCGGAAGTTTACGAATCGCCCCTCAGAAAAGAGTTGCAGGAGATCGGCTATCCCGTTGTGTCAGGAGCGATTGCCCTGCCCGATCGACCTGGGATTGGTTTTGAACTTCCCGATGAAATCATTCGCAAGTTCGCGCTCTCCTGA